Proteins from a genomic interval of Desulfurobacterium sp. TC5-1:
- the thrS gene encoding threonine--tRNA ligase, producing MIEIRLPDGSVMEVEEGVTVKEIAGKIAKSLEKNAVGAVFNGELIDTLTPIKVSGDIKIITSKDEESLHILRHSASHVLAKAVKKIYGEDSVKLAIGPSTEEGFYYDFDLPETISEEDLGKIEEEMAKIIKEKEPFKREVVSREKALELFKNEPYKIELINELPEDAEITIYWLGEDFYDLCRGPHVEHAGMIKAFKLLSVAGAYWRGDSRNKMLQRIYGTAFWKKSQLDDYLHRLEEAKKRDHRILGKQLDLFSIHEEAGPGLVFWHPNGAILRQTIEAWAEEEHRKRGYERVYTPHLMKAELWKTSGHYDFYKENMFFVPVVEHDEDEKLGNEEIPLTPEEIERANWYAVKPMNCPAHILIYKSQPRSYRDLPIRYFEFGTVYRYEKSGSLHGLLRVRGFTQDDGHIFCRPDQLKEEIQSVLDYVMELLSTFKLDYVINIGTKPEKYIGTDEQWEHATNSLIEALRERGFDYNIVEGDGAFYGPKIDIAVLDAIGRKWDGPTIQVDFNLPERFDVHYVDRDGEKKRPVLVHRAIMGSVERFIGLLIEHYAGLFPLWLAPVQAVIIPVSDKYIDYADEVYKKLKEAGIRVKLDDESGKVGFKIRKAEVQKIPYMLIVGQKERESNTVSVRSKKEGDIGSMPLDKLVDRLKFEIENKI from the coding sequence ATGATAGAGATAAGACTGCCTGACGGTAGCGTAATGGAAGTTGAAGAAGGTGTAACGGTAAAGGAAATTGCGGGCAAAATTGCTAAAAGTCTTGAAAAAAATGCAGTTGGAGCTGTTTTTAACGGCGAATTGATAGATACATTAACACCCATAAAGGTTAGCGGTGACATAAAAATAATAACTTCTAAAGATGAAGAATCCCTTCACATTTTAAGACACAGTGCGTCACATGTTCTTGCGAAGGCAGTAAAGAAAATTTACGGAGAAGACAGCGTTAAACTTGCAATAGGTCCTTCAACAGAAGAAGGCTTTTACTACGATTTTGACCTTCCTGAAACAATCTCTGAAGAGGACCTTGGAAAGATAGAAGAAGAAATGGCTAAAATCATTAAAGAAAAAGAGCCTTTTAAGAGAGAGGTTGTTTCAAGAGAAAAAGCTTTAGAACTATTTAAGAATGAACCTTACAAGATTGAACTCATAAATGAACTTCCTGAAGATGCCGAAATTACCATTTACTGGCTCGGTGAGGATTTCTACGATCTCTGCCGCGGTCCTCACGTTGAACATGCTGGAATGATAAAAGCTTTCAAACTTCTTTCCGTAGCTGGCGCTTACTGGCGTGGCGATTCACGCAATAAGATGCTTCAGCGTATTTATGGTACAGCTTTCTGGAAAAAAAGCCAGCTTGATGATTATCTTCACAGACTTGAAGAAGCCAAAAAGAGAGATCACAGAATTTTAGGAAAGCAACTTGACCTCTTTTCAATTCACGAAGAGGCAGGACCTGGACTGGTTTTCTGGCACCCTAACGGTGCAATACTGCGCCAGACCATAGAAGCCTGGGCTGAAGAGGAACACAGAAAGCGCGGATACGAGAGAGTTTACACACCCCATCTTATGAAGGCCGAACTGTGGAAAACATCCGGTCACTATGATTTTTACAAGGAAAACATGTTCTTTGTTCCCGTGGTGGAACATGATGAGGATGAAAAACTTGGAAACGAAGAAATTCCTCTAACGCCTGAAGAGATAGAAAGGGCAAATTGGTATGCAGTAAAGCCCATGAACTGTCCGGCACATATACTCATATACAAGTCACAACCAAGGTCTTACAGAGACCTTCCTATAAGGTATTTTGAGTTTGGTACGGTTTACAGGTACGAAAAGAGCGGTTCCCTTCACGGTCTTCTGAGGGTTAGAGGTTTCACACAGGACGATGGTCACATATTCTGCCGCCCTGATCAGCTTAAAGAGGAGATCCAATCAGTCCTTGATTACGTCATGGAACTTCTCTCAACATTTAAGCTCGACTATGTCATAAACATAGGAACAAAGCCAGAAAAGTACATCGGTACAGACGAGCAGTGGGAACACGCAACAAACAGCCTTATAGAAGCTTTGAGAGAGAGAGGTTTTGACTACAACATCGTTGAAGGAGACGGCGCCTTCTACGGTCCAAAAATAGATATAGCCGTTCTTGACGCCATAGGTAGAAAGTGGGACGGCCCTACAATTCAAGTTGACTTTAACCTTCCGGAAAGGTTTGACGTCCACTACGTTGATAGAGACGGTGAGAAAAAGCGTCCCGTTCTTGTTCACAGGGCTATTATGGGAAGCGTGGAAAGGTTTATCGGTCTTCTTATAGAACACTATGCAGGACTTTTCCCGCTCTGGCTTGCACCTGTTCAGGCAGTCATTATTCCTGTAAGTGACAAGTACATAGATTATGCTGACGAGGTTTACAAAAAGCTTAAAGAAGCAGGAATCAGGGTGAAACTTGACGATGAAAGTGGAAAGGTAGGATTCAAGATAAGAAAGGCTGAAGTTCAGAAGATCCCTTACATGCTCATTGTCGGACAGAAAGAACGAGAAAGCAACACTGTTTCTGTCAGAAGTAAAAAAGAGGGTGACATCGGTTCAATGCCCCTTGATAAACTCGTTGACAGGCTAAAATTTGAGATAGAAAACAAAATTTGA
- a CDS encoding alginate export family protein, with the protein MRKLLTFTLITLLTGFGATAKAAAEVKIGGESRTMFLMGATTLNATANDWNTDGRVYERARLKFDVNLGQGVSLKFVPQYAGTWGEASAFGTSSNVEGSQVSIHEAYVQFENFLGSTVKVGRQEVTLGIGRFICNKNYANTGLSLDGILIAYNTSAGKLIGFGSRIDDDTVGTADENLAALSWQGNMKTFGLGGSYEFEYIDFNVKTRPWTAYVRISPAFGTGFGKLGLNLEYAKQGGDTAAGSSYDGSFYNVSAKLGQKSWGAEVGYEFYSGDDGTTADVESLNPLYWAGHKFLGLGDYYTGFVGRGIGAKDTYVKLSFKPLAKTKVGVQYHYVKTDIGSTTAGQEVDFTASYKYTKNVSFFAGVYVIMPDKSYTLTNVDTTGTKGEITMNVRF; encoded by the coding sequence ATGAGGAAGCTTCTTACGTTCACGCTGATCACGCTTCTTACAGGTTTTGGAGCAACTGCAAAAGCTGCTGCAGAGGTAAAGATTGGTGGTGAATCAAGGACGATGTTCTTAATGGGTGCAACCACCCTGAATGCAACGGCGAACGATTGGAATACCGATGGAAGAGTCTACGAAAGGGCAAGACTCAAGTTTGATGTAAATTTAGGGCAGGGTGTATCTTTAAAGTTTGTTCCACAGTATGCTGGAACTTGGGGAGAGGCATCAGCGTTTGGAACGTCTTCTAACGTTGAAGGCAGTCAGGTTTCAATACATGAAGCGTATGTTCAGTTTGAAAACTTTTTAGGAAGTACTGTTAAAGTTGGACGGCAGGAAGTAACTCTCGGTATAGGAAGGTTTATCTGCAACAAAAACTATGCAAATACCGGTCTTTCTCTTGACGGTATATTAATCGCTTATAATACAAGCGCAGGGAAACTTATAGGTTTTGGAAGCCGTATAGATGATGACACAGTAGGAACTGCAGATGAAAACCTTGCTGCACTTTCATGGCAGGGCAACATGAAGACATTTGGATTAGGCGGAAGCTATGAGTTTGAGTATATTGATTTTAACGTAAAGACCAGGCCCTGGACAGCTTACGTGAGGATTTCGCCTGCATTTGGAACTGGTTTTGGAAAGTTAGGATTAAACCTTGAGTACGCAAAACAGGGCGGTGATACAGCTGCCGGAAGCAGTTATGACGGTTCTTTCTACAACGTTTCTGCAAAGTTGGGGCAGAAGAGCTGGGGGGCAGAGGTTGGATATGAGTTCTACTCTGGTGATGATGGAACGACGGCGGATGTTGAAAGCCTTAATCCTCTCTACTGGGCCGGGCATAAGTTCTTAGGCCTTGGTGATTACTACACAGGTTTTGTTGGCAGGGGAATAGGAGCGAAGGACACTTATGTTAAGCTTTCATTTAAACCTCTTGCAAAAACGAAGGTCGGCGTTCAGTACCACTATGTAAAGACAGACATAGGAAGTACAACTGCCGGACAGGAAGTTGACTTTACCGCTTCATATAAATATACAAAGAATGTTTCCTTCTTCGCCGGCGTTTACGTGATTATGCCTGACAAGTCCTACACTTTAACAAATGTAGATACAACCGGGACAAAAGGCGAAATTACGATGAACGTAAGATTCTAA
- the infC gene encoding translation initiation factor IF-3: protein MKEGAISKKAEKTRVNEAIRAREVLVIGADGEKLGVMPTLKALQLAKEQGLDLVEVAPNAKPPVCRIMDYGKYKYQQQKKAQEAKKKQKTIEVKEVKLRPRTDEHDINVRIKQTRRFLEKGNKVKVVIMFRGREQAHLELGYAQLDKIYKAVEDLAQIERKPKKEGRDMFMILAPKKDKK, encoded by the coding sequence TTGAAGGAGGGAGCCATAAGTAAGAAAGCAGAAAAAACAAGGGTAAACGAGGCTATCAGAGCAAGAGAGGTTCTCGTTATCGGTGCTGACGGAGAAAAGCTTGGAGTCATGCCAACTCTTAAAGCACTTCAACTTGCAAAGGAACAGGGACTTGATCTTGTCGAAGTGGCACCAAACGCAAAGCCGCCGGTTTGCAGGATTATGGACTACGGTAAATACAAGTATCAGCAGCAGAAGAAGGCACAGGAAGCGAAAAAGAAACAGAAAACCATAGAGGTTAAAGAGGTTAAGCTCAGACCGAGAACAGATGAGCATGATATAAACGTCCGTATAAAACAGACGCGGCGTTTCCTTGAAAAGGGTAACAAGGTAAAAGTTGTCATCATGTTTAGAGGAAGGGAACAGGCTCACCTTGAGCTTGGATACGCCCAGCTTGATAAGATTTACAAAGCTGTTGAAGACCTTGCCCAGATAGAAAGGAAGCCGAAGAAAGAAGGTAGAGACATGTTCATGATACTTGCACCTAAGAAAGATAAAAAATAA
- a CDS encoding SMC family ATPase codes for MLRLRHLNLEGFLSHKNTDLPFEDTSYIIIGSNASGKTSILRGIFFGLFGEDIVFGRRNLLNLVNREKSSAKITLSFLTGGREYTVVRKITPKGAQSVELFRDGKKLAMGVKVCEEVLRKELGLEPEIFKNTVYVPQGELVTFLEGTPKARREILNRLFGLEEIAKKHETIKAFAKQIEVEFSKFEFQLQQLENLQKKIISIEEEIKELERQIAEEEKETIEMKNLLSQQQKVLKSFEEKKSRVEAVEKEKRIYQEQLQKVISEIEKKKKKLSVMEVEEKKLPMLKEKVKLLPVLKEIEDKVSQLKLLIEKKKNLEEGKKRFELLKREFSKKKERLKVVERELSEAALKLKEAENVYKQKVNIYESLKISKSKHESLSEKLSYLKKEIEKREERFKKLPAVDLESLKGLISETDREISSVEKQIAETESLIKMHRERLEKLESKNINTCPICGSKLTADKIKNLISESSSFIEKHKGTVKTLQNKLKNLKLKKKREEENLKEAIVSLKERENLEKELISLKEERDAVQKELASLKFSYETFESIEKEVESMKETVLSLKSFISSLNGEMSRLKPEIEKIEEELKFFDADQVAKNIGAVDERIANLKASISELKSRFNIDVKSGKELKKAIEEIEANRREIERITAYLEARPEIEQEIELLSKELETLKEKLKNCEEKIKDIGYDEREHETIKKTVEDSEEKLSEALKALNQKRGTLTEKRETLAATKKEIEELLQVKDRIKVLKSAYDVIKQVEAGFHPSTGFVTELRQQLLPEIASICKNIFSEFNFDFSEITISEDLTVEFGIPGQGVVTLDQLSGGQKVAFALALRFALARKFMSKFELLILDEPTIHLDDERKRELADILLDLKGKIPQMVVVTHDPELEVAGDKIIRVEKTANGSTIKLAEGE; via the coding sequence ATGCTGCGGCTAAGACATCTAAACCTTGAAGGATTTCTCTCCCATAAAAATACGGATCTTCCCTTTGAGGACACGTCTTACATCATTATCGGGTCTAACGCTTCCGGTAAGACAAGCATCCTTCGCGGCATTTTCTTCGGCCTCTTCGGCGAGGATATCGTTTTTGGAAGGAGAAATCTGCTCAACCTTGTAAACAGAGAAAAATCTTCTGCAAAGATCACTCTTTCATTTTTAACCGGCGGCAGAGAGTACACCGTCGTCAGGAAGATTACACCAAAAGGCGCTCAGTCTGTTGAGCTTTTCAGGGACGGAAAGAAACTTGCCATGGGCGTTAAGGTTTGTGAAGAGGTTTTAAGAAAAGAGTTAGGCCTTGAACCAGAAATTTTTAAAAATACCGTTTACGTTCCTCAGGGAGAACTTGTTACGTTTCTTGAAGGAACACCAAAGGCAAGGAGAGAAATCCTTAACCGCCTCTTTGGCTTAGAGGAAATAGCCAAAAAGCACGAAACCATAAAAGCTTTTGCAAAACAGATTGAGGTTGAATTCAGCAAGTTTGAATTTCAGCTTCAGCAACTTGAAAACCTGCAGAAAAAGATAATCTCTATTGAAGAGGAAATAAAAGAGCTCGAACGTCAGATAGCAGAAGAAGAAAAAGAAACAATTGAAATGAAAAACCTCCTCTCTCAGCAGCAAAAGGTATTAAAAAGTTTTGAAGAGAAAAAGAGCAGAGTTGAAGCAGTTGAAAAGGAAAAAAGGATATATCAGGAACAGCTTCAAAAGGTTATTTCCGAAATAGAAAAGAAGAAAAAGAAACTGTCCGTTATGGAAGTAGAGGAAAAGAAACTCCCTATGCTAAAGGAAAAGGTGAAACTGCTTCCGGTTCTAAAAGAGATTGAAGATAAAGTATCACAGTTAAAACTTCTGATTGAAAAGAAAAAGAACCTTGAGGAAGGGAAAAAGAGATTTGAGCTTTTAAAGAGGGAATTTTCAAAGAAAAAAGAACGTTTAAAAGTGGTTGAAAGGGAGCTTTCTGAAGCTGCTTTAAAACTTAAAGAAGCAGAAAATGTTTACAAGCAAAAAGTTAATATTTACGAATCCTTAAAAATTTCAAAATCTAAACATGAAAGTCTAAGTGAGAAGTTGTCCTATCTTAAAAAAGAGATAGAAAAGAGAGAAGAAAGATTCAAAAAACTGCCGGCTGTTGATTTAGAGAGTTTAAAAGGACTGATTTCGGAAACTGACAGGGAAATTTCGTCTGTTGAAAAACAGATAGCAGAAACAGAATCACTTATAAAAATGCACAGGGAACGTCTTGAAAAACTTGAAAGTAAAAATATTAACACCTGTCCTATTTGTGGAAGCAAACTTACAGCAGATAAAATAAAAAATCTCATTTCAGAGTCTTCCTCTTTTATAGAAAAGCATAAAGGCACAGTAAAAACACTGCAGAACAAATTAAAGAATCTCAAACTTAAGAAAAAAAGAGAGGAAGAAAATCTAAAAGAGGCAATAGTTTCGCTGAAAGAGAGAGAAAACCTTGAGAAAGAACTTATATCTCTAAAAGAAGAGAGAGATGCTGTTCAAAAAGAACTTGCCAGCCTGAAATTTTCTTATGAAACTTTTGAATCCATTGAAAAAGAAGTTGAATCAATGAAAGAGACAGTTCTATCTTTAAAAAGCTTCATTTCCTCTTTAAACGGTGAAATGTCCCGCCTTAAACCTGAAATAGAAAAGATAGAGGAAGAGTTAAAATTCTTTGATGCTGACCAGGTTGCTAAAAACATAGGTGCGGTTGACGAAAGAATAGCAAACCTTAAAGCTTCCATTTCAGAACTAAAAAGTAGATTTAATATAGATGTTAAAAGCGGCAAGGAATTAAAAAAGGCAATAGAAGAAATTGAAGCAAACAGAAGAGAAATAGAGAGAATAACCGCCTACCTTGAAGCCCGACCGGAAATAGAACAGGAAATAGAACTTCTCTCTAAAGAACTTGAAACTTTAAAAGAAAAGTTGAAAAACTGTGAAGAAAAGATAAAGGACATCGGCTACGACGAAAGAGAACATGAAACGATCAAAAAAACAGTAGAAGATAGCGAAGAAAAACTTTCAGAAGCTTTAAAAGCTTTAAATCAAAAGAGAGGAACCTTAACGGAGAAAAGAGAAACACTCGCAGCGACAAAAAAAGAGATAGAAGAACTCCTTCAGGTAAAGGATAGAATAAAGGTTTTAAAGAGCGCTTACGACGTTATAAAACAGGTAGAAGCTGGATTTCACCCTTCCACGGGATTTGTGACAGAACTAAGGCAACAACTTCTTCCGGAAATAGCCAGCATCTGCAAAAACATATTTTCTGAATTTAACTTCGACTTTAGTGAAATAACAATAAGTGAAGATTTAACGGTAGAATTTGGTATTCCGGGACAGGGTGTTGTTACTCTTGATCAACTCTCTGGAGGACAAAAAGTTGCCTTTGCCCTTGCCCTTCGGTTTGCCCTGGCAAGGAAATTCATGTCAAAGTTTGAACTGCTTATACTTGATGAACCTACGATTCACCTTGACGATGAAAGAAAGAGAGAGCTTGCCGACATACTGCTTGATTTAAAAGGAAAAATTCCACAGATGGTTGTTGTAACACATGATCCGGAACTTGAAGTTGCAGGTGATAAAATTATACGTGTTGAAAAGACAGCAAACGGTTCAACAATAAAACTTGCAGAAGGTGAGTGA
- the eno gene encoding phosphopyruvate hydratase, which produces MSRIVDVRAREILDSRGNPTVEVEVTLETGVVGRAAVPSGASTGEREALELRDKDPKRYLGKGVLKAVNNVNQEIAPALIGLESTDQTNIDRLMIELDGTENKSRFGANAILGVSMAVCRASALELDLPLFKYIGGVNAKELPVPMMNILNGGVHADNNVDIQEFMIMPVGGETFAESLRMGVEIYHTLKKVLREMGHSTNVGDEGGFAPNLSSNEEAIQVIMKAIEDAGYVPGEDVMLALDAASSEFYKGDGVYELSGEGKTLKREELIDFYRNLVDKYPIISIEDGMAENDYEGWKLLTAALGNRVQLVGDDVFVTNTELLALGIKDGFANSILIKLNQIGTVTETLDAIEMAKRANYTTVISHRSGETEDPFIADLAVAVNSGQIKTGAPARSERNAKYNQLLRIEEILNGNAVYKGMDVFYNL; this is translated from the coding sequence ATGTCCAGAATAGTTGACGTGAGGGCAAGGGAAATACTTGATTCAAGAGGAAACCCAACGGTAGAGGTGGAAGTTACACTTGAAACGGGAGTTGTTGGAAGAGCGGCAGTGCCAAGCGGTGCATCAACTGGTGAGAGAGAAGCTCTTGAGTTAAGAGATAAGGATCCAAAAAGATACCTTGGAAAAGGTGTTTTGAAAGCCGTTAACAACGTGAATCAGGAAATAGCACCTGCACTTATAGGTCTTGAATCAACAGATCAGACAAACATAGATAGACTTATGATTGAACTTGATGGAACGGAGAACAAGAGCAGATTCGGTGCAAATGCAATACTTGGCGTTTCAATGGCAGTTTGTAGAGCTTCTGCTCTTGAACTTGACCTGCCACTTTTTAAATACATAGGTGGCGTTAATGCAAAAGAGCTTCCGGTTCCTATGATGAACATCCTCAACGGAGGCGTTCATGCTGATAACAACGTTGACATTCAGGAATTCATGATAATGCCTGTAGGCGGTGAAACATTTGCCGAATCCCTCAGAATGGGTGTTGAGATATACCACACGCTTAAGAAAGTTTTAAGAGAAATGGGACACTCAACAAACGTTGGTGACGAAGGTGGTTTTGCACCGAATCTTTCTTCAAACGAAGAAGCAATTCAGGTGATAATGAAGGCTATAGAAGATGCCGGATACGTGCCCGGTGAAGATGTTATGCTTGCGCTTGATGCTGCATCTTCAGAGTTTTACAAAGGTGACGGCGTTTATGAACTTTCAGGCGAAGGTAAAACTCTTAAAAGGGAAGAGCTTATAGACTTTTACAGAAATCTTGTTGACAAGTATCCGATAATAAGCATTGAAGACGGAATGGCCGAAAACGACTATGAAGGATGGAAACTTCTAACTGCGGCTCTTGGAAATAGAGTTCAGCTTGTAGGTGATGACGTTTTCGTAACAAATACAGAACTGCTGGCACTCGGGATAAAGGACGGTTTCGCCAACTCAATTCTTATAAAGCTTAACCAGATAGGTACCGTAACGGAAACCCTTGACGCTATTGAGATGGCTAAAAGGGCAAACTACACTACAGTTATATCTCACCGTTCAGGAGAAACGGAAGATCCGTTTATAGCTGACCTTGCTGTTGCGGTTAACTCAGGTCAAATAAAAACAGGCGCGCCAGCCAGAAGTGAAAGAAACGCAAAATACAATCAGCTTTTAAGGATTGAAGAAATCCTTAACGGAAACGCTGTTTATAAAGGAATGGACGTGTTTTACAATCTTTAA
- a CDS encoding DUF2283 domain-containing protein gives MRFEYDEKRDLLYIRFGEPGTKVFKTFTVTPGVYVDVDEKGNLLGIEIIDASEVMGEKIEFTFPALSVKKAVGQ, from the coding sequence ATGAGATTTGAATATGACGAAAAAAGGGACTTACTGTATATACGCTTTGGGGAACCGGGAACAAAAGTATTCAAAACTTTTACCGTTACACCCGGAGTTTACGTGGATGTGGATGAAAAGGGAAATCTCTTAGGAATTGAAATAATAGATGCTTCCGAAGTTATGGGTGAAAAGATAGAATTTACCTTCCCGGCATTGTCGGTAAAGAAAGCAGTCGGCCAGTGA
- a CDS encoding nucleotidyltransferase domain-containing protein, whose product MRDEILVKLRGLKKKLQEVYGIEEIAIFGSVARGECTENSDVDIVILKMKKKNGFKIAGARNFLKNELNRNVDLGLYDSLNPFVKENVKKEMIGV is encoded by the coding sequence GTGAGAGACGAGATTTTGGTGAAGCTCAGGGGTTTAAAAAAGAAACTCCAGGAAGTTTACGGGATAGAAGAGATAGCGATTTTTGGTTCGGTAGCAAGGGGTGAATGTACTGAAAATAGTGATGTTGATATAGTTATTCTAAAAATGAAGAAAAAAAACGGTTTTAAAATTGCCGGTGCCCGAAATTTCCTGAAAAATGAACTGAACAGAAACGTTGATCTGGGGCTTTACGATTCACTTAATCCTTTTGTAAAAGAAAATGTTAAGAAGGAAATGATCGGTGTCTAA